The segment CATACTGAACTTGGTGCCAGCGTGCCGCATGTTGATATACAACAAGCAAGAGTAATTTTTGAAAAAATGCATAGTGCAATTACCCAAGATATTATTCAAAGCGCGCATGATTTAAGCGAGGGGGGATTGGCTGTGGCTTTGGCCGAGATGTGTTTTGGCGGCAACAAGGGCGCGGCGGTCACAATTGATAACATTTCAGAATTAGACCGAGCCGACAAAATTTTGTTTTCAGAATCTAATACTCGGTTTGTGATTGAAGTGGCGCCAAAGAACGAGGATAAACTTACGGCCTTGTTTAAAGATTTGCCTTTATTTAAGTTGGGTCAGGTCAATGATTCTAAAAGTTTAACCATTTCTTTTGGCGGAAAAGAAGTTATCAATTCAGGAATAGATGAAATGAAAAAAGCATATCAAGCAACGATGAAGAGATATTTTTAATATGAAGCCGAAGGTTATTGTTTTAAAAACTGATGGAAGTAACTGCGAAGAAGAGATGAATTTTGCCTTTAATTTGGCCGGAGCAGAATCTGAAATTATTCATATTAACGAACTTTTTGCCGGTGATAAGAAATTGAAGGGTTATCAAATTTTGGCGCTGCCCGGCGGTTTTACCTATGGCGATGACGTGATGGCCGGGAAGTTATTGGCTAATCAGTTGTTGTATAAACTTGGTAAGGAGATAAAGCAATTTACTCAAGCCGATAAGCTGGTTTTGGGAGTGTGCAATGGTTTTCAAGTGTTAGTTAGAACCGGGCTTTTGCCATTCGGCGGAAAGCCAGCAGAGGATGCGAGTTTAATTATCAATGATAACGCTAAATTTATGTCGCAATGGGAAGGTTTGGTTATTCAGGATTCAAAATGCGTTTTTACAGTTAATTTAGCGGGGCGACAAATTGAATATCCAATCGCGCACGGTGAAGGTAAATTTATTATTAAAGACAACGACGTCTTGGAACGTCTGAAAGAAAATAATCAGATAGTTTTTAAGTACACAGGCAATCCGAACGGTTCAGTAGAAGATATTGCCGGGGTGTGCGACCAAAGCGGAAAAATTCTTGGGTTAATGCCGCATCCGGAACGATTTGTGCAAAAGACGCAACACTATAATTGGCGGGGACAAGAAATTGAAACTCCCCACGGCTTGCCAATCTTCCAAAACGCTGTGAATTATTTTAAATCTTAATCGTGCTATAATGATTTAAGTATGTATTTAAAGCCTTAAAAATTAATTTATAAATATGACTGATGTAGCTAAAAATATTTCGGTTGCTCTTTTAAGAATTTCACTGGGATGGATATTTCTTTGGGCGTTTTTAGATAAAATGTTTGGTTTGGGTTTTGCAACGCCTGCCGAACGGGCTTGGCTTAATGGCGGCTCGCCCACAGCCGGCTTTTTAAGTAATTCCCCAAAAGGGCCGTTAGCTCAAGTTTTTAATGGTTTAGCCGGGCAGGGATGGGTGGATTGGTTATTTATGATTGGGTTACTGTGCTTAGGCGTTTCGTTAATTTTAGGTGCCGGCATAAAAATTGCGGCCACAGCAGGAACAATCTTATTGCTGTTAATGTGGTTAGCCGTTTTGCCTCCTAGCAACAACCCAGTCATTGATGATCATATTGTTTACGCCCTAGCTTTAATAGTACTGCGCCATTTGAGAGCCGGACGCTACTATGGTTTGGGGACATGGTGGTCTAGTCAGCCGCTAGTTCAGAAAAATCGTTGGCTTGAATAGATATGATTTTACTTTTACGTTGGATAATTAGTGCTTTAGTTTTATTGCTGGTTGCCTACATTGTGCCTGGAGTAACAGTAGGGTCAATTTATATTGCTTTAATTGCCGCATTGCTTTTAGGGTTGGTCAATGCCGTTATTCGACCGATATTGATTTTTTTAACTTTACCAGTAACATTGTTAAGCTTGGGTCTTTGGGTGCTAGTCATTAATGCGTTAATGTTTTGGTTTATCGCTTCTTTTGTTCAAGGGTTTTCAGTCGCAGGATTTGGTTCGGCGTTTCNNNNNNNNNNNNNNNNNTCAATATTTAGCTGGATTAGCAATTCATTTTTGAAAGAATAGTTACATGCAATTTACAACCGCCAAACAGATGGAACGGCTGGATGAATTGGCCGTGGCTAACGGTTTGGAAATTCGCCAAATGATGGAGCTTGCCGGTTGGCACATGGTAGAGTTATTTCGCACACTAAAGATAAAAAAAACGGCACGGGTAGTGGCGGTAGCCGGAAAAGGCAATAAGGGAGGAGATGCGTTAAGTGCGGCTCGGCACTTGGTTAATCACGGTTACAAAAATGTTGCAGTCGTTTTAATTTCTTCTAAGCTTAAGCCAGATCCACTTCACCATTTGCGCTTGCTTAAAAAAATGAAAACGCCAACCATTTCATGGACTGAAGGGGCTGAAGCAAAATCGGCGATTTCTAAAGGGGATGTAATCATTGATGGACTAATTGGCTATCACCTAGATGGAGCGCCGCGCGGAGTATTCGCTAAAGCCATACAATCAATCAACCAGTCAAAGGCGACTGTCATTGCTTATGATTTGCCAAGCGGTTTGCATGCGACGACCGGGAAATGCTATGAGCCGTGCGTCAAATCCTTGGCAACGTTGACTTTAGCCGCACCCAAAAAGTGTTTTAGGACACTGACCGGCAAGCGACATTCCGGTAAGGTGTTTATTGGAGACATTGGTATACCTCTTTTTTTGTATCGGCAGGTGATTAAGAACTATAAGCCTATTTTTAAGCCTGGCAGCGGACTGGTTCAGCTTGAAAAATAGGTTAATTAGGAGTATAATGGATCAAATAAGGTGTTTGACAACACGTCCCCTCATAATTTAAGAGGGGACAGGGGAGTAATCCTGATGTCATCTCGAGCGAAACGCAGTGGAGCCGAGAGATCTCACACGTGGCATGATGTAATGAATGAGATTTCTCCACTCGCCTGTGGCTCGGTCGAAATGACCAAATTAAGTAACCCCTCCTCACCTCCCCTTAAATTAAGGGGAGAGTAAAGAATTTATGTCAGAAAAAAAGACAATCAAGCGACCGGAAGACTGCTATGACTTTTTAATTATCGGTGCTGGCGTGACCGGGCTTTCCGCCGGAATGTATGGCGCGCGATTAGGGTTGCGGACTTTAGTTTTGGGGGCTAATTCAGAATCAGAACTAGCTATTGGCGGGGTTATTACTTTAACCGATACGGTGGAGAATTATCCCGGGTTTATTCATTTAACTGGCCAAGAGTTGGCTAAAAAAATTGAGGATCACGCGAGAAGCTACGATAATGTGGAGATTAAAAATGAGCGCGTAACTGAAGTTAGCAAAAAAGGTAAAAAATTTAAGATTGTGACTGATAAAGATGAATATGAAACTAAAACTTTACTTTTTGCGACCGGCACAAAATGGCGCAAGCTACCGATGCCCGGCGCCAAAGAATTAGAAAATAAAGGCGTGGCGTATTGCGCTCTGTGTGATGGGCCATTGTTTAAGAATAAAGAAGTGGCCATTATCGGCGGATCTGATTCGGCCGCTAAGGAATCATTGTTTTTAGCCCAACACGCGTCTAAAGTTTACATTGTGGTTCGAGGCGTCGAGTTAAAAGCTGAACCGATTAACCAAAAGTTGGTGGCGCAAAATTCAAAAATAGAGGTTTTGCTTCAAACTAACGTGACCGAAATTATTGGCGAGAAGTTTGTTGAAAAAATTAAGCTGGATAAAAAATATAAAGGCAAGGATGAAATTCAGCTTAGTGGCGTGTTTGGCGCGATAGGCCACATCCCGCTATCAGGTTTGGCTCAAAGCTTGGGCGTAGAATTGGACGAGAAAAAGGAGATTAAAATTAATCGCAATTCAGAAACTAATATTGAAGGGGTTTATGCCGCGGGCGACGTCGTGGATACGGCTTTCAAACAAGCCATTGTTGGCGTGGCCGAAGGGGTAGTGGCATCCTACCATGCCTTTAAATACGTGCAAGCCAAAGAAATTGAGTGTTAAGGTATGTTTACCGGGATTATTGACGGCGTCGGGGAGGTTAAGGCAGTTGAGGATATTAAAGGTGACGGTAAGAAGATGACGTTACAATCGCGCGATTATGCATTTGATTTAAAAATTGGGGGGAGTGTAGCATTAAACGGAGTTTGCTGCACAGTAGTCCACATAGACAATAACCGATTTAGCGTTGAGCTTATGCCTGAAACCTTGAAACGGACTAATTTAGGCACGGCCAAGGTTGGCGACGAAGTAAATTTAGAAAAACCGTTACGATTAAATGACCAACTTTCTGGCCATTTTGTTTTGGGGCATGTAGATGGAGTGGCAGAAGTTGTGGCCAGTAAGCATAATGGTGAATTTCAAGATATTGCGCTGCGGCTTAAAGATTTCAGTTTGAAGAAATTTATTGCCCGCAAAGGATCAATTGCGCTTAATGGCGTGAGCTTAACGGTCGTAGATGTAAAAGGCGATACTTTCACAGTCGCCTTAATCCCCCATACGCTTATTTCAACCAACTTGAGATACGCTGATGCAGGTAGGCTTTTAAACGTTGAAATTGATATGTTGGCGCGATATGTTGAAAAACTAAATCAAAAATAATGAAATCTAGTGCAGCTAAATTGCCAAAGATAAATGGCGCAAAGTTTAAGATAGCGATAGTGCAAGCCTTATTTAATCCAATCGTTACCGACGGTTTATTACAAGGCTGTTATCAAGGGTTGCGTGAGTTTAATGTTGTAAAGTCTAATGTCTATCACACTACAGTACCGGGTTCCTTTGAACTTGGCCTGATGGCAAAAAAATTAGCCGAGACTAAACGCTTTGACGCGGTGATTTGTTTGGGTGCAATCATCCGCGGTGAAACAGCGCATTTTGATTATGTGGCGCTCGCAGCTACGTATGGCACCATGCTTGCTGGTATGCAAACGGGTGTGCCGGTGATTTTTGGCGTGATTACTGCCGACAATCTCAAACAAGCCAAAGCGCGCTCCGGAAAAAACCCGGCGAATCGCGGGTACGACGCGGCCAAAGCAGCGGTGCTGATGATTAGCAATTATAAGAAAATTAATCAAAAGAAGTAATATGAAAAAATGGTATTTTATTCTCGCTGTAAGCACACTCGTGCTCGTTGGCTGTACCGCGAGCAACCAAAGCGCGCCATCTCGCGATGTGAGCAAAGTAACTCCGGCGGAAAGCAACGCGCAAAGTACCGTTCCCCAAACGCCCAATGTCACCTTAGTAACTAATGAAGAAATCCCACGCTATATGGCCAAACAAGCAATTATCAAAACTAACACAGGAGATATAACCGTTGAATTGTACGGCGCTGATTCGCCAAACACAGTGGCTAACTTCGTAAAATTAGCTGAAGCCGGATTTTATGATGGTATTAAATTTCACCGCGTAATTCCTGATTTTATGATTCAAGGCGGCGATCCTAATTCAAGAAGTGATGACCGTTCCACGCATGGCCGGGGTGGACCGGGCTATACTTTCCCAGACGAAATTAACCAGCATAAAATTGTCCAAGGGTCTTTAGCTATGGCAAATTCTGGTCCCAATACCAACGGCAGCCAATTTTTTATTGTGACTGCCGAGGCAACTCCTTGGCTTGATGGCCGACACACTAATTTTGGTCATGTGACCAAGGGTATGGATGTGGTTTTAGAAATTGCTCAAGTGCCTACGGATAGCAACGATAATCCATTAACCCCGGTAGCCATTGAATCGATAGAAGTTTCTCCCTAATTCGCAACCAGTTGATTAATTTGCTACAATAGAGGCATGGCAGGGGGAAAACATAAAACCACAAAAGTAAAAAAACGAAAAGCGACAAAGCGTAACCATGTCCAAGCTTGGGTGGTTGCCGTGGATATGGGTTATGGTCATTTGCGCGCGGCTCACCCGTTGCATTTTTTAGCCAGTGGCGGCAAAGTAATTAACGCTAATAAATATCCAGGCATTCCAAAATCAGATAAAGATATTTGGTTAAATAGCCGACGTTTTTACGAATTTATATCACGTTTCAAGCGGGTGCCTTTTTTGGGCGATAAAGCCTTTGATGTTTTTGATTATTTTCAGCGAATTAAGAAATTTTATCCGCGACGCGATCTGTCACGTCCGAATAGCCAATTGATTTCCATGTATTATTTCATTACTAAAGATCATTGGGGGGAACACTTAATCCAAAAATTATCTAAAAAGCCGTTGCCGTTAGTGACCACATTTTTTACGGTCGCTTTTTTTGCCGAGAAGTACAATTACCCGGGCGATATTTATTGTATTGTGACCGACGCTGATATTTCCCGCACTTGGGTACCGCTTAACCCTAAAGGCAGTAGAATAAATTACTTAGCGCCAACTAACCGGGTAGTTAATCGCTTAAAACTATATGGGGTTCGGCCTGAGCAAATATTTTTTACTGGCTTTCCTTTGCCTCAAGAAGTTATAGGCGATAATTTATCAAAACTTAAACACGACCTTGGTTGGCGGTTGCCAAATCTAGATCCGGTCGGCAAATTTCGGGCTAATTATCAAACTACTATCACTAAACATTTGGGTAGTAAAAATGTCCGCAAACATTCAAACCATCCCCTCACTTTAATGTTTGCTGTTGGCGGCGCCGGGGCGCAACGTGAGTTAGGCATTGAGATTGTGGAAAGTTTGGCTAGTAAAATAGAAACCGGAGACCTCAAGATTAATTTAGTGGCCGGAATTCATAATTCAGTCAAAGATTATTTTCGTTCGTCAGTTGAGATGCTCGGGCTAGGCAAGCACATCGGTAAGAACATAAACATTATGTATGCTAATACTAAGGAAACTTATTTCAAGAAGTTTTCCGAAGCTTTGCGAACAACTGATATAATTTGGACTAAACCGAGCGAAATTTCATTTTATTCGGCATTAGGATTACCCATTATTATTGCTCCACCAATAGGTTCGCAAGAACATTACAATAAGCGGTGGTTAATTTCCATGGGCGCGGGATTACCCCAAGAAAATCCAAAGTACGCCAATGAATGGCTATACGATTGGCTAGATTCTGGGTGGTTTGCTGAAGCCGCGATGGAGGGGTTTTTAGAGGCGCCAAAATATGGCACCCAAAATATTTTAAAAATTTTAGCTAATAAAGCTGAAGAGGCTAAAGAACAGGGGACAGTATTGCTCTACTAGTGCCTAAATGGTAAGCTATGGGGTGATGAAAAATAGCGTTTTTACTATTAAATTTGGCGGTGAAGCT is part of the Candidatus Buchananbacteria bacterium CG10_big_fil_rev_8_21_14_0_10_42_9 genome and harbors:
- a CDS encoding riboflavin synthase, whose amino-acid sequence is MFTGIIDGVGEVKAVEDIKGDGKKMTLQSRDYAFDLKIGGSVALNGVCCTVVHIDNNRFSVELMPETLKRTNLGTAKVGDEVNLEKPLRLNDQLSGHFVLGHVDGVAEVVASKHNGEFQDIALRLKDFSLKKFIARKGSIALNGVSLTVVDVKGDTFTVALIPHTLISTNLRYADAGRLLNVEIDMLARYVEKLNQK
- the purQ gene encoding phosphoribosylformylglycinamidine synthase I — its product is MKPKVIVLKTDGSNCEEEMNFAFNLAGAESEIIHINELFAGDKKLKGYQILALPGGFTYGDDVMAGKLLANQLLYKLGKEIKQFTQADKLVLGVCNGFQVLVRTGLLPFGGKPAEDASLIINDNAKFMSQWEGLVIQDSKCVFTVNLAGRQIEYPIAHGEGKFIIKDNDVLERLKENNQIVFKYTGNPNGSVEDIAGVCDQSGKILGLMPHPERFVQKTQHYNWRGQEIETPHGLPIFQNAVNYFKS
- a CDS encoding NAD(P)H-hydrate epimerase produces the protein MQFTTAKQMERLDELAVANGLEIRQMMELAGWHMVELFRTLKIKKTARVVAVAGKGNKGGDALSAARHLVNHGYKNVAVVLISSKLKPDPLHHLRLLKKMKTPTISWTEGAEAKSAISKGDVIIDGLIGYHLDGAPRGVFAKAIQSINQSKATVIAYDLPSGLHATTGKCYEPCVKSLATLTLAAPKKCFRTLTGKRHSGKVFIGDIGIPLFLYRQVIKNYKPIFKPGSGLVQLEK
- a CDS encoding peptidylprolyl isomerase → MKKWYFILAVSTLVLVGCTASNQSAPSRDVSKVTPAESNAQSTVPQTPNVTLVTNEEIPRYMAKQAIIKTNTGDITVELYGADSPNTVANFVKLAEAGFYDGIKFHRVIPDFMIQGGDPNSRSDDRSTHGRGGPGYTFPDEINQHKIVQGSLAMANSGPNTNGSQFFIVTAEATPWLDGRHTNFGHVTKGMDVVLEIAQVPTDSNDNPLTPVAIESIEVSP
- a CDS encoding 6,7-dimethyl-8-ribityllumazine synthase, producing the protein MKSSAAKLPKINGAKFKIAIVQALFNPIVTDGLLQGCYQGLREFNVVKSNVYHTTVPGSFELGLMAKKLAETKRFDAVICLGAIIRGETAHFDYVALAATYGTMLAGMQTGVPVIFGVITADNLKQAKARSGKNPANRGYDAAKAAVLMISNYKKINQKK
- a CDS encoding thioredoxin-disulfide reductase; its protein translation is MSEKKTIKRPEDCYDFLIIGAGVTGLSAGMYGARLGLRTLVLGANSESELAIGGVITLTDTVENYPGFIHLTGQELAKKIEDHARSYDNVEIKNERVTEVSKKGKKFKIVTDKDEYETKTLLFATGTKWRKLPMPGAKELENKGVAYCALCDGPLFKNKEVAIIGGSDSAAKESLFLAQHASKVYIVVRGVELKAEPINQKLVAQNSKIEVLLQTNVTEIIGEKFVEKIKLDKKYKGKDEIQLSGVFGAIGHIPLSGLAQSLGVELDEKKEIKINRNSETNIEGVYAAGDVVDTAFKQAIVGVAEGVVASYHAFKYVQAKEIEC